DNA from Labrus bergylta chromosome 3, fLabBer1.1, whole genome shotgun sequence:
tggaacattttctacccacacgtttagctgtgttgctcattccatgaatgcacgatccttacaagttatacctcgttgtaaaggtgactaatcaggctttccaacaatATAacatacaacaccaattagtattattaaaggggcaaAATAAGTGaccaaaataatgtttccaaactttttggggggggtttaTTTTAAGTTTAGAGAAAGACAAACAGGCAAAATGCTGTGGTCTCTTGTATTTGTGAGTTAAACAAATAGTGCACAATTTTCACTGTGATGGAAGAGAATTTAAACTATTCGTAGCTCCAAAGCGGTTTAATTTGCACCATTTGCCTCGCGTCCATTAACTCTCTCAAAACCTCTTCCTCCAAATGACTGCACACAATAGGTGCTGGGCAGTATTCCACCTGATGGAGTCCACCTGATGAACAGTTTTCAAGAAGACCtctaattttgtatttcatttaatCACAAAAGTCTGTTGTTATCCCTTACATgtcttttgttctgtttctctcttaGCCACCACCCATGAGATCTTCTGTCCGGACAAGGTCTGTGCTTCTCACGAGTTCTGTGGTGAGACGGAAGCTAATGGCTTGGGTTGCTTATGTCACTTTGGTTTCGCAGCCCCgtacagacaaaataaaactttcGGTAAGACAGCAGTGAAGGTTTGACTTGTGCAGGGTATTGATCCTCAGAGGCTGAAGGAAAGTCCTGTCACACACTGGCACTCTGATGTTTTCCGAGGAACAGACTTGACTTCTTGAAATCAGAGATGATTTGACCATTGTGTCTTCTGCTGCTTATCATCTTTGGTCTCAACTTGTATGTCTACTGCAGCAGAATCTCTGATTTGAAGAAAGACAGGTGGACTTGTtgtgtttcaaatgtatttggAGTTTCTCCTGTGTAACTTGATCAGTGTAACATGTCGGTGCTGCTGAATTCACAGGGGATGCCACCACCTGCTATAGGAACTCTGCTTCAGTTTCTTTGATAAACTGTCTCCTGATGGAAAGAGGCTTCGACTACACAACCTTACACCTCAAAGACCCAAAATGCAAGGGTGAATTGCAAGACGGCATGGTGACCTTCAGTTTCAACAACACTGAAATGTGCAAGGCAGAGGTCATGGTGGGTTCACTTCAGCAGAGGTTCTCTCTCTAGTTTGGGGTCTTCCTGTGGGGTTGGCTTTAGTGTTGACCTTTTGCTTCTTAGTTTGGTTAAGGGATCTTTTGAGCTTTTTCTATTCAGCCACTATCAACCTAACATCTAATTCCCTGTGACCCTGCAGGATAGCGATACACAGGTTATCTACACGAACATCATTAGTACGTCAGAAAGCAACGGCTCGATTATCCGGATGAAGTGGCACTTAACTTTTCTTGCAGCTATGCTCAACCACCAATCAAGACTATGTCTTTCAAGATCCAAAGCAGGTGAGGGGTGGCTGATACCGTTGGATTAGAATACTTGATTGGATGTTTCTGAGTACAaacagttgtgtgtgtttgtgctttgcAGCTCTGTGGTATCAGAGATGAAATCTGGAATTTGGCAATACAATCTGACCATGAAGGCCTACAGCGATACTGGCCTCCAACAAACTGCAACGTCGGTTACATTGAACCAGAAGATTTGGGTGGAACTGAAGACTACAGGACTGGATAGTAATTTGGTTGCCGTGGTGATTGACTCCTGCTgggcaaacaaaaacaaagaatctGATAAGTTACCGAAATACGACCTGATCAAAACAGGGTGAGTCACATGCAGAGGTGGAGGTGTCTGCTGCGTTTCAAAATgaatcagaacaaaaaaaatttaataaatgtgtctgtttgtgagcaGCTGTGCAAACCCCAAAGACAAGTCAGTGAAAGTAGAGGGTAACAGTGAAGGAACGTCCAGCGTCTTGTCCTTCAACATGTTCCAGTTCTCCAAGAGCAATGGTTATGTCTTCCTGCATTGCAAAGTCAACCTGTGTGGCAAAAAGGACAAGAGCTGTGCCCCGGTACTAATctcctctacacacacacacacacacacacacacacacacacacacacacacacactcatgaaaCCAGCTGATTGTCCCTGGAAAACAGTTAGATAAATTGTACGACCTTTCCTGTCATCACACCTTAACCATGTACAAGCTCCAGGGTAGTTCCAGAtgaaaaaaacagtaaacagtTATTAGACTGGTGCTGAGCCTCTATCGCACCAAAGAGCTCTGTTTGCTGGTCTTGTTGTTAACTGCTTAATGTGTACTCCATCACCGTGGAGAACTTTGTGCAGCAGTCACCAAATTTTTTCTTCACCCGGAAGCTCTTAATGACATTTCACTTGTAGGAATCTAAAAAAATCctttgcacatctatttcataaaACAGGTCTTTAGGAAAGCAATGTATCTATTAACCAGACATCAGGAAGGACTAGATGCAAACTGTCCTGAGAGCACCTCCTGTGAGGTCAAGTtaaagtttgtcttttattctaCAGTGTTCCAGAGCATCTATATACGctgacttaaaggagcagtatgtaactctgacccctagtgtttaaaatgggtactgcagtctaaattctcaacattgtagagagctgtctccccgcctaccttctctggtccaaacaaatccagagcattcaggaccagaatctaaagtgagaaggaggacatactggcattgttgtcagagaagccagcacttcaacatagcatgtttccttaatgccTGATCATATCGTAAGGTCACTTTATTATCTTATTGATCCTTTAACTAGTGTTTGTAGGCTTATTCAAGTGGAACATTTCAAAAAGCCTCCTGAGAGAAAAATGAGAATGGTGAACATGTGGCGGGGGAGTTCTGTCTGCTCACTTTCTCAGTATTGAACATATAGACGGTCTGACAGAAGAACCCTGACACAAAAGGTGAAATAAAAGAATCAATGTTTCTAATTCGATGTCTTAAACTTCCAGGTATGTACGTCAAAACATTGCAGATCTGCCAGGAATATGTACCTAGAGGGAGCCCCAGCCTTGATCACCATGGTGTGGACCAGTTAGGTAAGACAAAACTTTGCTATTTACtgacccctaaccctaacccaaggGGGTAAGATTAAGAGCTGGGTCTGAAATTAATGTTTGAATTATAAAGTTAACTGTTCTGACAACGGTAGAGATTTTCTGATCAGGTCTGTGTgtcaaaccaaacaacagaatgaagagagtcTACGAGTCAAAGATGGTTTCAGTTGGAGGAAAATTTAATCAATCATAGTTTGTCTTCTTCCTTGTCTTCTCAGGTTGTTATCACTGCGACTTGGACAGACTCAAAGGCTCATGACTTTCACACTGAGTCCTGACTGTGATTTGTCTCCATCCAGAGTGTGTGTCAAAATCCTACGCTGGGGATCAATGAGCTCAGTTCTCACAAGAATCTTTCTTTTGATACTGTATACTGAATTTATCACTGAAAGAAAGAATGTACAACATTTTActcataaatacagcagaactCAAGTCTCCCCTggttaaatgtctctctgagtcatgactgtctacaatgagtgagaagcttgagtcccgctggctgtgttgttgtcagagccgggTTTACGTGGACGGGacagccggctcctccccttgtgtataaaagctgttttagtcaaggactaaaCTTTAGTACTGTGAACAAAGTTAGAACTTCCTCAGCCCATGCGTAGGCACAAATGATGAAGAACAtgctttttcagaaaatgctaaCAAACATTCTTTTAACTAAATGTACAACAGATTAATACTCCATTTAGTATAAAAAGACAACTCATCGGTCACTTTCTTAGGTACACCTTGCTAGTACCGGGTTGGACCCCCTTTTGCCTTCAGAACTTAATTCTTTGTGGCATAGGTTCAACAAGGTGCTGGAAGAGATTTTGGTCCATATTAACATGATAGCATCACACCACATCCCAAAGGTGCTCTACTGGACTGAGATCTGGTCACTGTGGAGCCATTTGAGTACAGTGAAGTCATTGTCATGGTAAAGGAACCAGTTTGATATAATATGAGTTTTGTGACATGGCATGTTATCCTGCTGGAAGTATCCATCAGAAGATGGGTACACTGTGGTCATAAAGGGATGGACATGGTCAGCAACAATGCTCAGGTAGGCTGTGGCGTTTAAATGATGCTACATTAGTAGAGTTACTGTTGCCTTTCTATCAGCTCCAACCAGTCTGGCCTTCTCCTCTGACCTCAGATTATTCTCTGTAAAACCTTGAGATGTTTGTGCATGAAATTCCGAGTAGAATAGCAGACCAACCTGTCTGGCACCAACAACCATGTCACTTTCAAAGTCACTTAAATCACCTTTCTTCCCCATTCTGATGCTCGGTTTTAACTTCAGCAGATCGTCTTGACCAAGTCTACATGCCTGAATGCATTGAGATGCTAACATGTGATTAGCTGAAGAGATATTTGCAATAACAAGCAGCTGAACCTGATAAAGTGGCCGGTGAAtctatatatacagtatgtgtccaGTTTAATAGACATCAATCAAAAACTTGAATTTACAATtactaaatgttttaattaaccaaaaaatgacttttcatCTTTATTATTCTTCTTTAATCTAAAATTAAATTTCACAATCAAGCTCTAAACCCCAAGACACACCCCTCTTTTAGCCTTTTGGGGCCATCTCTTGCAACTTCTACGTGTCTCCACCTCACTGCTCTCGTCCTGATGCACCAATCGGATGTCCTTATATGGAGAGATGGGACGTGGCTCttgtgtccactagagtctatcccctgcagtgagtcagtccccatagagccccatgttaaaatgtccaacgttacagctgcagttcctccagtgtccactagagtctatcccctgcagtgagtcagtccccatagagccccatgttaaaatgtccaacgttacagctgcagttcctccagtgtccactagaatctgtctcctgcagtgagtcggtccccatagagccccatgttaaaatgtctaactatacagctgcagttcctccagtgtccactagagtctttctcctgcagtgagtcagtccctgtagagccccatgttaaaatgtctaactatacagctgcagttcct
Protein-coding regions in this window:
- the LOC109989600 gene encoding uncharacterized protein encodes the protein MRRSHRMAATTHEIFCPDKVCASHEFCGETEANGLGCLCHFGFAAPYRQNKTFGDATTCYRNSASVSLINCLLMERGFDYTTLHLKDPKCKGELQDGMVTFSFNNTEMCKAEVMDSDTQVIYTNIISTSESNGSIIRMKWHLTFLAAMLNHQSRLCLSRSKAALWYQR